The following proteins are encoded in a genomic region of Mycolicibacterium rutilum:
- the mobA gene encoding molybdenum cofactor guanylyltransferase, translated as MTTTVPLAGIILAGGASRRMGRDKATLPYGDTTLVERMVDVLKPRCAPIFVVAAPGQALPTLDAEILRDEVRGVGPLLATGRGLRAAAEAGAELAFVAAVDMPLLSADLIDELAGPAVRLGAAVVLPWDGRDHYLAGVYRTSLAGRVDALVAAGERSMRALVDRVDTQRIVMPEQDGLTNLNTAADLAALPRPQMA; from the coding sequence ATGACGACCACCGTTCCGCTGGCCGGAATCATCTTGGCGGGCGGGGCGTCCCGCCGCATGGGCCGCGACAAGGCCACCCTGCCGTACGGAGACACGACGCTCGTCGAGCGGATGGTCGATGTCTTGAAGCCGCGCTGCGCGCCGATCTTCGTGGTCGCCGCTCCCGGGCAGGCGCTGCCGACGCTGGACGCGGAGATCCTGCGCGACGAGGTCCGCGGAGTGGGCCCCCTGCTGGCCACCGGACGCGGCCTGCGGGCGGCCGCCGAGGCCGGCGCGGAACTGGCATTCGTGGCCGCGGTCGACATGCCGCTGCTCTCCGCCGACCTGATCGACGAACTCGCGGGCCCGGCCGTACGGTTGGGCGCAGCCGTCGTGTTGCCCTGGGACGGCCGCGACCACTACCTGGCCGGCGTCTACCGAACCTCGCTCGCCGGGCGCGTCGACGCACTGGTCGCCGCGGGCGAGCGCAGCATGCGGGCGCTCGTCGACCGGGTCGACACCCAGCGGATCGTGATGCCCGAGCAGGACGGGCTGACCAACCTCAACACCGCGGCTGATCTGGCGGCGCTGCCGCGACCGCAAATGGCCTAG
- a CDS encoding transglycosylase family protein, with the protein MKNIRKTFGFATFAGAIALAPMALATGTANADSGVNWDAVAACESGGNWSINTGNGYYGGLQFTMGTWRSNGGSGSPHNASREEQIRVAENVLQSQGIGAWPTCGGRG; encoded by the coding sequence TTGAAGAACATCCGCAAGACGTTCGGTTTCGCGACCTTTGCCGGTGCGATCGCGCTCGCACCGATGGCGCTGGCCACCGGAACCGCCAATGCGGACAGCGGTGTGAACTGGGATGCCGTCGCGGCCTGCGAGTCGGGTGGCAACTGGTCCATCAACACCGGTAACGGCTACTACGGCGGCCTGCAGTTCACCATGGGCACCTGGCGGTCCAACGGTGGCAGCGGCTCGCCCCACAACGCGAGCCGGGAAGAGCAGATCCGCGTGGCGGAGAACGTGCTGCAGTCGCAGGGCATCGGCGCCTGGCCGACCTGCGGCGGCCGCGGCTGA
- a CDS encoding transglycosylase family protein, translating to MKIRNAVTKSVWAIVIAGALAIVPMVLGSSLATADADSVNWDAIAQCESGGNWATNSGNGHYGGLQFKPATWSANGGVGNPATASRAEQIRVAENVLRTQGLKAWPKCGPRGATPAVWTTPSAPAKTPAAATGCAAMPSSGLFGFVNPRQMCSALLNPIGALTGAR from the coding sequence ATGAAGATTCGGAATGCCGTTACGAAGAGCGTCTGGGCAATCGTGATCGCCGGAGCGCTGGCCATCGTGCCGATGGTGCTGGGGTCGTCGCTGGCGACCGCCGACGCGGACTCGGTGAACTGGGACGCCATCGCCCAGTGCGAGTCGGGTGGCAACTGGGCGACCAACAGCGGTAACGGCCACTACGGCGGCCTGCAGTTCAAGCCGGCCACCTGGTCGGCCAATGGCGGTGTCGGCAACCCGGCGACCGCGTCGCGCGCCGAGCAGATCCGCGTCGCCGAGAACGTGCTGCGCACCCAGGGCCTGAAGGCCTGGCCGAAGTGCGGACCGCGCGGGGCCACCCCCGCCGTGTGGACCACCCCGTCGGCGCCGGCCAAGACGCCTGCCGCGGCGACCGGCTGCGCGGCCATGCCGTCCAGCGGCCTGTTCGGCTTCGTGAACCCGCGTCAGATGTGCTCGGCGCTGCTCAATCCGATCGGCGCGCTCACCGGCGCACGCTGA
- a CDS encoding VOC family protein: protein MSVALGPLVVDAVDAQALAAFWDAALGSDDRRRLLTFRPQRAPKTVKNRVHPDLYVDDVTRLLDLGARVLAEHSGWTTLADIEDNEFCAFPAPRPGAAAAPARMFAVCTDSDRPEELAAWWAAVVGAEVRPGPDGTPRWLHHPAGWDDLIWKFVRVDDERAAPNRWEWSVRSDIGTRVDPQGNAFSVRR, encoded by the coding sequence ATGAGTGTGGCGCTGGGCCCGCTCGTGGTCGATGCGGTCGACGCGCAGGCGCTGGCCGCGTTCTGGGACGCGGCGCTGGGCAGCGATGACCGACGCCGGCTGCTGACGTTCCGGCCGCAGCGGGCGCCCAAGACGGTGAAGAACCGGGTGCACCCGGACCTCTACGTCGACGACGTCACCCGGCTGCTTGACCTGGGCGCCCGGGTGCTCGCCGAGCACAGCGGGTGGACAACGCTCGCCGACATCGAGGACAACGAGTTCTGCGCCTTCCCCGCCCCGCGACCCGGCGCTGCCGCGGCGCCGGCCCGCATGTTCGCGGTGTGCACCGACAGCGACCGACCGGAGGAGCTGGCCGCCTGGTGGGCGGCGGTGGTGGGGGCCGAGGTCCGGCCCGGGCCCGACGGCACGCCACGCTGGCTTCATCACCCAGCCGGCTGGGACGACCTCATCTGGAAGTTCGTCCGGGTCGATGACGAGCGGGCGGCGCCCAACCGATGGGAGTGGAGCGTGCGGTCGGACATCGGCACCCGCGTCGACCCGCAGGGCAACGCGTTCAGCGTGCGCCGGTGA
- a CDS encoding FAD-dependent oxidoreductase has protein sequence MPKQILVIGAGIAGLASAVALQQRGHDVTLLEERTDTSSGAGISIWPNALAALDDIGLGDPVRAAGGRVTAGAARWRDGSWLRRPAPERMVKALGEPLVIIRRSALTAILAGALADGTVRNGVSAEALALTGDGVRVTLADGTVLAPDAVVGADGTHSTVARHLNGPLHNRYVGYTAWRGVAHCRVDERVAGEVFGPAVEFGLVPLGAEHTYWFATERVPEGSTCPQGELAHLKTRFASWVEPVPEILASTDPDAVLRNDLYDRDPARQWSRGPIVLVGDAAHPMRPHLGQGGCQGLEDAAILARFVDGADDLATAFARFAAFRRPRVDGLVRESRTIGRVVNLPPLLSTLASRATVLGPETLLTRHLASVAARSAYRPPTDRELRAG, from the coding sequence ATGCCGAAGCAGATCCTGGTGATCGGCGCGGGCATCGCCGGACTGGCGAGCGCCGTCGCGCTGCAGCAGCGGGGACACGACGTCACGCTCCTCGAGGAGCGCACCGACACGTCGTCGGGTGCCGGGATCAGCATCTGGCCCAACGCGTTGGCGGCGCTCGACGACATCGGCCTCGGCGACCCGGTGCGCGCCGCGGGTGGCCGGGTCACCGCGGGCGCGGCCCGCTGGCGGGACGGCAGCTGGCTGCGCAGACCGGCGCCCGAGCGGATGGTCAAAGCGCTCGGCGAACCGCTGGTGATCATCCGACGCTCGGCGCTGACCGCGATCCTGGCCGGCGCGCTCGCCGACGGCACCGTACGTAACGGCGTATCGGCGGAGGCGCTCGCGCTCACCGGCGACGGTGTGCGGGTGACGCTCGCCGACGGGACCGTTCTTGCGCCCGACGCCGTCGTCGGCGCCGACGGCACCCATTCGACAGTGGCCCGCCACCTCAACGGACCGCTGCACAACCGGTATGTGGGCTACACGGCGTGGCGCGGGGTGGCCCACTGCCGGGTCGACGAGCGCGTCGCGGGCGAGGTGTTCGGACCCGCCGTCGAGTTCGGCCTGGTGCCGCTCGGCGCCGAGCACACCTACTGGTTCGCCACCGAACGCGTGCCCGAGGGGTCGACGTGCCCGCAGGGCGAGCTGGCCCACTTGAAGACGCGGTTCGCGTCATGGGTCGAGCCGGTTCCCGAGATCCTGGCCTCCACGGATCCCGACGCGGTGCTGCGCAACGATCTCTACGACCGCGATCCGGCGCGTCAGTGGTCGAGGGGCCCGATCGTGCTGGTCGGCGACGCCGCCCACCCGATGCGCCCACACCTCGGACAGGGCGGATGCCAGGGCCTCGAGGACGCCGCGATCCTGGCCCGGTTCGTCGACGGCGCCGACGACCTGGCGACGGCGTTCGCACGCTTCGCGGCGTTCCGCAGGCCGAGGGTGGACGGGTTGGTCCGCGAGTCCCGGACGATCGGCCGCGTGGTGAACCTGCCACCGCTGCTGAGCACCTTGGCCAGCAGGGCGACGGTGCTGGGACCCGAGACACTGCTGACCCGTCACCTGGCCTCGGTGGCAGCACGCTCGGCGTATCGGCCGCCGACCGACCGCGAGCTGCGCGCCGGATGA
- a CDS encoding PaaI family thioesterase has product MTLEMTTPTDREDWGPQRSRVVTWHSPGPATAKGLSMAGIDYLRAMATGELPPAPIGGLMQFDIVDVEPGRVEFTCTTDESAYNPIGAIHGGLICTLLDSVTGCAVHSTLPQGKGYTSVEIKVNYLKAVRLDSGPLTATGTVVKSGSRIGFAEGVVTDASGAVVATASSTLLIFDL; this is encoded by the coding sequence ATGACCCTCGAGATGACGACGCCCACCGACCGCGAGGACTGGGGTCCGCAGCGCTCCCGCGTGGTGACCTGGCACTCCCCCGGCCCCGCCACGGCCAAGGGGCTGAGCATGGCGGGCATCGATTACCTACGGGCGATGGCCACCGGGGAACTCCCGCCGGCGCCGATCGGCGGGCTGATGCAGTTCGACATCGTCGACGTCGAACCCGGCCGCGTCGAATTCACCTGCACCACCGACGAATCCGCGTACAACCCGATCGGCGCGATCCACGGCGGATTGATCTGCACTCTGCTGGACTCGGTGACCGGCTGCGCGGTGCACAGCACGCTGCCGCAGGGCAAGGGCTACACGTCGGTGGAGATCAAGGTGAACTACCTCAAAGCGGTCCGGCTCGACTCCGGGCCGCTCACCGCGACCGGAACGGTCGTGAAGTCGGGTTCGAGGATCGGCTTCGCCGAGGGCGTGGTGACCGACGCCTCGGGTGCGGTGGTGGCCACCGCGAGCAGCACGCTGTTGATCTTCGACCTCTGA
- a CDS encoding winged helix-turn-helix transcriptional regulator, translating to MTAVPLATLPGRPCPIAAALELVGERWALLVVREIALGATHFGDIVRGTGAPRDRIAARLKALEAAGVVVRTPYQDNPPRHAYGLSDSGRALVPVLQALLTWGEVHAVSPTDPDRPRRYPPLSESARAKENR from the coding sequence ATGACCGCGGTGCCGTTGGCGACGTTGCCGGGCCGCCCGTGTCCGATCGCGGCGGCCCTGGAGTTGGTGGGCGAGCGCTGGGCGCTGCTCGTGGTACGCGAAATCGCTCTCGGCGCCACGCATTTCGGTGACATCGTGCGTGGAACCGGGGCGCCGCGCGACCGCATCGCTGCCCGCCTGAAGGCACTGGAGGCGGCCGGCGTCGTCGTCCGGACGCCGTATCAGGACAACCCGCCGCGCCACGCGTACGGTTTGTCCGACTCGGGCCGCGCGTTGGTCCCCGTCCTGCAAGCGCTGCTGACGTGGGGCGAGGTGCACGCCGTGTCACCGACCGACCCCGACCGTCCGCGCCGATATCCGCCGCTGAGCGAGTCCGCCCGAGCCAAGGAGAACCGATGA
- a CDS encoding S9 family peptidase, whose translation MTAANSSPFHDLDEYLALPRVSGLALSPDGGRLVTTVAELNDKRTEYVTAIWELDPAGEQPARRLTRGAKGESTPAFTADGDLLFVAVRPTPDDDKPPAALWRLPAAGGEAAAALTLAGGVEAVRTARDADVAVVRSSLLPSARDLDDDRRLRDLRKDNKITAILHTGYPIRYWDSDLGPAEPHLLGMDLADDGADVRDLTAAPGGALRESDFDVSADGRFAVTTWQRPAPGASRHSVLMRIDLDTGDRTVLVEEPDADVWGPAIAPDGSGVVYIRETFSTPQIAPRMTLGYLRFGEEPMVLADGWDRWPASAAWLRDGSAVIVTADQDGRRPVFRVDLADGAVTQLTFDDHCYTDVLTAPDGVLFALRSSYAAPPHPVRVDPDGTVAELPCAPLPSLPGTLTHLEATAGDGTRVRSWLVLPDGDGEAPLLLWIHGGPLSSWNVWSWRWNPWLLAARGYAVLLPDPGLSTGYGQQFIERGWGAWGGAPFTDLMAATDAACAHPRVDASRTAAMGGSFGGYMANWVAGHTDRFDAIVTHASLWALDQFGATTDSSYYWLREMTREMAQANSPHHHVHEIRTPMLVIHGDKDYRVPIGEALRLWYELLTHSALPADDQGRSPHQFLYFPSENHWVLTPQHAKLWYQVVTAFLARHVLEEDVEVPETLG comes from the coding sequence ATGACCGCCGCGAACTCCTCGCCGTTCCACGATCTTGACGAGTACCTCGCGCTCCCGCGCGTCTCGGGGCTGGCGCTCTCGCCGGACGGCGGCCGCCTGGTGACCACCGTCGCCGAACTCAACGACAAGCGAACCGAATACGTCACCGCGATCTGGGAGCTCGACCCGGCCGGCGAGCAGCCAGCGCGCCGGTTGACGCGGGGCGCGAAGGGCGAATCGACGCCCGCCTTCACCGCCGACGGCGACCTGCTGTTCGTCGCCGTGCGGCCCACCCCCGACGACGACAAGCCGCCCGCGGCGCTGTGGCGGCTGCCGGCCGCGGGCGGTGAGGCGGCGGCCGCCTTGACGCTCGCCGGCGGGGTCGAGGCGGTGCGGACGGCCCGTGACGCCGACGTCGCCGTGGTGCGGTCGTCGCTGCTGCCGTCGGCACGTGACCTCGACGACGACCGTCGCCTGCGGGATCTGCGTAAGGACAACAAGATCACCGCGATCCTGCACACCGGCTACCCGATCCGGTACTGGGACTCCGACCTCGGCCCGGCAGAACCGCATCTGCTCGGAATGGACCTGGCAGACGACGGCGCCGACGTACGCGACCTCACCGCGGCTCCCGGCGGTGCGCTGCGCGAATCGGACTTCGACGTCAGCGCCGACGGACGGTTCGCGGTGACCACGTGGCAGCGTCCGGCACCGGGCGCGTCGCGGCACTCGGTGCTTATGCGCATCGACCTCGACACCGGTGACCGCACCGTGCTCGTCGAGGAACCCGACGCCGATGTGTGGGGCCCGGCGATCGCCCCGGACGGCTCGGGCGTCGTCTACATCCGCGAGACGTTCTCCACTCCGCAGATCGCTCCGCGAATGACGCTGGGCTACTTGCGTTTCGGCGAGGAGCCGATGGTGCTCGCCGACGGGTGGGACAGGTGGCCGGCGTCGGCGGCGTGGCTGCGCGACGGGTCGGCGGTGATCGTGACCGCCGACCAGGACGGCCGGCGCCCGGTGTTCCGGGTCGATCTCGCCGACGGTGCGGTGACCCAGCTGACGTTCGACGACCACTGCTACACCGACGTCCTCACTGCGCCGGACGGGGTGCTGTTCGCGCTGCGCAGCTCGTATGCGGCGCCGCCGCACCCGGTGCGCGTCGACCCCGACGGCACGGTCGCCGAACTGCCGTGTGCGCCGCTGCCGTCGCTGCCCGGCACGCTCACCCACCTCGAGGCCACCGCCGGCGACGGCACCCGGGTGCGGTCGTGGCTGGTGCTGCCGGACGGCGACGGCGAAGCACCGCTGCTGTTGTGGATCCACGGTGGCCCGCTGAGCAGTTGGAACGTGTGGTCGTGGCGGTGGAATCCGTGGCTGCTCGCGGCGCGCGGCTACGCGGTGTTGCTCCCGGATCCGGGCCTGTCCACCGGCTACGGCCAGCAGTTCATCGAGCGCGGCTGGGGCGCCTGGGGCGGCGCACCGTTCACCGATCTGATGGCCGCGACCGACGCGGCGTGCGCGCATCCGCGCGTCGACGCGAGCCGGACCGCGGCGATGGGCGGATCCTTCGGCGGCTACATGGCCAACTGGGTGGCCGGCCACACCGACCGCTTCGATGCCATCGTCACCCACGCCAGCCTGTGGGCGCTCGACCAGTTCGGCGCCACCACCGACTCGTCGTACTACTGGTTGCGCGAGATGACTCGCGAGATGGCGCAAGCGAATTCGCCGCACCACCATGTGCACGAGATCCGCACGCCGATGCTGGTGATCCACGGCGACAAGGACTATCGGGTGCCGATCGGGGAGGCGCTGCGGCTGTGGTACGAGCTGCTGACCCACTCGGCGCTGCCCGCCGACGACCAAGGGCGAAGCCCGCACCAGTTCCTGTACTTCCCGTCGGAGAACCACTGGGTGCTCACCCCGCAGCACGCCAAACTCTGGTACCAGGTGGTGACCGCGTTCCTGGCCAGGCACGTGCTCGAAGAGGACGTCGAGGTGCCCGAGACGCTCGGGTAG
- a CDS encoding saccharopine dehydrogenase family protein → MSGEQREFDIVLYGATGFVGKLTAEYLAKAGGDARIALAGRSPDKLLAVRDSLGDKAQSWPLITADAAQPSTLNAMAARTRVVVTTVGPYARYGLPLVAACAAAGTDYADLTGEPTFIRDSIDQHHKQAADTGARIVHSCGFDSIPSDLTVFALYRRAEQDGEGQLTDTNYVVRSAKMGVSGGTAASMVELVRTAATDDEARRLLDDPYGLSPDRAAEPQLGGEPDMRWRRGRDIAPELDGYWVGPFVMAMVNTRIVRRSNALLDYAYGRRLEYAEQMSVGRSVLAPALSALSAVGNTATVAVGSRLLHRVPNKVVERILPAPGTGPSEDILENGHYTIETYTSTTTGARYRATIAQKGDPGYKATSVLLGECGLALAVDRDKLSELRGVLTPAAAMGDVLLSRLPAAGVTLETTRLG, encoded by the coding sequence ATGAGCGGAGAACAGCGCGAGTTCGACATCGTCCTGTACGGGGCCACCGGTTTCGTCGGGAAACTGACCGCCGAATACCTGGCCAAAGCCGGCGGCGACGCCCGCATCGCGCTGGCCGGCCGGTCCCCGGACAAGCTGCTCGCCGTCCGAGACAGCCTGGGCGACAAGGCGCAATCGTGGCCGCTGATCACCGCCGACGCCGCGCAACCGTCGACGTTGAACGCGATGGCCGCTCGCACCCGCGTGGTGGTCACCACGGTCGGGCCCTACGCCCGCTACGGGCTGCCGCTGGTGGCGGCCTGCGCCGCCGCGGGTACCGACTACGCCGACCTGACCGGCGAGCCCACGTTCATCCGCGACAGCATCGACCAGCACCACAAGCAGGCCGCCGACACCGGCGCGCGGATCGTGCATTCGTGCGGATTCGACTCCATCCCTTCGGATCTCACCGTCTTCGCGCTGTACCGGCGCGCCGAGCAGGACGGCGAAGGCCAGCTCACCGACACCAACTACGTGGTGCGTTCGGCCAAGATGGGCGTCTCCGGCGGCACCGCGGCGTCGATGGTGGAGCTCGTGCGCACCGCGGCCACCGACGACGAGGCGCGCCGACTCCTCGACGACCCGTACGGCCTGAGCCCGGACCGGGCCGCCGAACCGCAGCTGGGCGGCGAACCGGACATGCGGTGGCGCCGTGGCCGCGACATCGCCCCCGAACTCGACGGATACTGGGTCGGCCCGTTCGTGATGGCGATGGTCAACACGCGAATAGTCCGGCGCAGCAACGCCTTACTCGACTACGCCTACGGTCGTCGCCTCGAGTACGCCGAGCAGATGAGCGTCGGCCGGTCGGTGCTGGCACCGGCGCTGTCGGCGCTCTCGGCCGTGGGCAACACCGCGACCGTGGCGGTGGGCAGTCGGCTGCTGCACCGGGTGCCGAACAAGGTCGTCGAGCGGATCCTGCCCGCACCCGGCACCGGCCCGAGCGAAGACATCCTCGAGAACGGGCACTACACCATCGAGACGTACACCTCGACCACCACCGGCGCGAGGTACCGCGCGACGATCGCGCAGAAGGGGGATCCGGGCTACAAGGCGACGTCGGTGCTGCTCGGCGAGTGCGGCCTGGCGCTGGCCGTCGACCGCGACAAGCTCTCCGAACTGCGCGGCGTGCTCACCCCCGCGGCCGCGATGGGCGATGTCCTGCTCAGCAGGCTGCCTGCGGCCGGCGTCACACTGGAAACCACCCGCCTCGGGTGA